The sequence AACAAAAAAGCACCGAAATTTTCATTTCGGTGCTTCATTCTCTCTGGTCGGGGCGACAGGATTTGAACCTGCGACCTCACGGTCCCGAACCGTGCGCTCTACCAAGCTGAGCCACGCCCCGTTTGCTCACATTTTTAAATTATACATAGATACGACCGGAATGTCAAGGGTAATTCGTGCGGGTGCATAATATTTCATGAGAGATAAAAACTATCAACCTAACAAGGATTTTTAAATTTCGTGGAGAACTTAACCAAGTAAATTTTTTTGACCAAATACGGAGCATGAGGATAACAATATGAAAAAGAAATTTTTCATCATTTATGTTGCGATAGCAGTTGGCCTATGGACTTCTGCCGGGTATGCAAGCTCTGCGGAAACCGACGGGAATGAATATAAAACCGGGTCTATCAGCACGGAGTCTTATGATAGCCGCACCGGTCAGCAAATCATTGCCATGGCCAAACAATATGTGGGTACGCCATACGTATGGGGAGGCGCCAGCCCCGGCGGGTTTGATTGCTCGGGGTTCGTTTATTATTTGTATAAACAATTTGGCATTGATCTGCCGCGTATGGCGGATGGGCAAGCCTCAACGGGGATTCCGGTAAATATGAATGACTTACAGCCGGGGGACTTAGTCTTTTTTTCAACTTATGAGCCGGGTCCTTCTCACAGTGGAATTTATTTGGGCGATGGTTATTTTATTCATGCTAGTTCCGGCGCCGGTGAAGTGATCATTACTCACTTATTGAAGCCCTATTATAAAGAGAGATATCTTGGGGCGCGCCGGGTTATACGGCAAGGGGTGACTGCTATACTGGATATAACTTTTTCAGCAATAAGGTGTGTGACTTATAAATGCGGGTAATAACGGGAACGGCCAAAGGAACCATCTTAAAAGCGCCGGAGGGAATGGCGATCAGACCAACGACAGACCGGGTGAAAGAGTCTGTTTTTGCTATTTTGGGAGAACGGATCGTTAATGCGAAAGTGCTTGATTTATTTTCCGGCACCGGCAATCTGGGCATTGAGTCCCTGAGCCGCGGCGCACAGCAAGTTGTCTTTGTCGACCAGAGCGCCGTAAGTCTCCGTCTGATCAAAGAAAATCTGCAGCGAACCCGTATGACGGAGAAAGAGCATCTGGTCCTGCGGCTGAATATTTCGGGGGGGATGGAACGAGTCATGTCTTTCGGCGGATTTGACCTGATCTTCTGCGATCCCCCTTATAATAAAGGGTTGATAGACAATGTTCTGGGATTTATTGATAAAAACATCTCTATATTAGAAGGCGAGGGACTGATTATTGTCGAACACTCAAAGCATGAACAGGTAGGAGCATAT comes from Acetonema longum DSM 6540 and encodes:
- a CDS encoding C40 family peptidase, with translation MKKKFFIIYVAIAVGLWTSAGYASSAETDGNEYKTGSISTESYDSRTGQQIIAMAKQYVGTPYVWGGASPGGFDCSGFVYYLYKQFGIDLPRMADGQASTGIPVNMNDLQPGDLVFFSTYEPGPSHSGIYLGDGYFIHASSGAGEVIITHLLKPYYKERYLGARRVIRQGVTAILDITFSAIRCVTYKCG
- the rsmD gene encoding 16S rRNA (guanine(966)-N(2))-methyltransferase RsmD; this translates as MRVITGTAKGTILKAPEGMAIRPTTDRVKESVFAILGERIVNAKVLDLFSGTGNLGIESLSRGAQQVVFVDQSAVSLRLIKENLQRTRMTEKEHLVLRLNISGGMERVMSFGGFDLIFCDPPYNKGLIDNVLGFIDKNISILEGEGLIIVEHSKHEQVGAYRHLETKRLETYGETCISFIAGKN